In a genomic window of Rhinoderma darwinii isolate aRhiDar2 chromosome 10, aRhiDar2.hap1, whole genome shotgun sequence:
- the LOC142662376 gene encoding indolethylamine N-methyltransferase-like, whose amino-acid sequence MVDISFSSFVHHLYSACEFFKDITLLRASDRCILELNKWLNTCTGAFDWTHTSQILSEITEKSDQNFYQDIKLKEAIKRILKCDLDEENLTDSEILAPADCVFTACFLDVTSEDENDYKRNLKKIVKLLKPEGHLILFGFINATYFMVREDNFHMFKCDKTFVRKTVMDEGLIIDDCEVKDSKVESDLTDYKGVIFILAHKDK is encoded by the exons ATGGTTGACATCAGCTTCAGCTCCTTCGTTCACCATCTGTATTCGGCTTGTGAATTTTTTAAAGACATCACTTTACTGAGGGCCTCTGACAGATGTATTCTGGAGCTGAATAAATGGCTGAACACATGTACAGGAGCTTTCGACTGGACTCACACATCACAAATACTGTCCGAGATCACGGAGAAGAG TGATCAGAATTTTTACCAAGACATAAAGCTGAAGGAAGCAATAAAGCGAATCTTGAAATGTGATCTGGATGAAGAAAATCTTACAGATTCGGAGATCTTAGCCCCGGCCGATTGTGTGTTCACTGCGTGCTTTCTGGATGTCACCAGTGAAGATGAAAATGACTATAAGAGGAATCTGAAGAAGATTGTGAAGCTGCTGAAACCTGAAGGACACCTGATATTATTTGGGTTTATAAATGCCACATATTTCATGGTTCGGGAGGATAACTTCCATATGTTCAAGTGTGATAAAACATTTGTGAGGAAAACTGTTATGGATGAGGGACTTATTATTGATGATTGTGAGGTTAAGGACAGTAAGGTGGAGAGTGATCTCACCGACTATAAGGGAGTTATATTTATACTCGCTCACAAAGACAAGTAG
- the LOC142662517 gene encoding indolethylamine N-methyltransferase-like gives MDFTGGEIYQSSFDPKAYLASFCSLGSGRDDILTFRLKKCFQTFGPGGLKGEVLVDIGTGPSIYHLLSACESFPHIIATDFTDRNRQELERWLRREPGTFDWSEIVKTVCDLEGDSRDNWVEKENKLRSRIKKVQKCDVTESNPLGPSVIPLADCMITALCLETACSDIDEYCRSLKNITTLLKPGGHLVLIGVLGDSFYRVGEKSFFCLPLDEQTVRNAVIDAGYSIKDMELFDIPDQTSSSHITDSYANIFLVAQKK, from the exons ATGGATTTTACTGGAGGGGAAATATATCAGTCCAGCTTTGACCCCAAAGCATATCTAGCCTCATTCTGTAGTCTGGGATCTGGAAGAGATGACATTCTAACGTTCCGCCTTAAAAAATGCTTTCAAACATTTGGACCAG gagGCCTTAAAGGAGAGGTTTTGGTTGACATCGGAACTGGACCATCAATTTACCATCTCCTCTCGGCCTGTGAATCGTTTCCTCATATCATTGCCACTGATTTCACAGACAGAAATAGGCAGGAGCTAGAGAGATGGTTAAGAAGAGAACCGGGAACCTTTGATTGGTCAGAGATTGTGAAGACAGTTTGTGACTTGGAAGGTGACAG TAGAGACAATTGGGTCGAAAAAGAGAACAAATTACGATCAAGAATCAAGAAAGTTCAGAAGTGTGATGTAACAGAAAGTAATCCATTGGGTCCCTCAGTAATCCCCCTGGCGGATTGCATGATCACAGCGCTATGCTTAGAAACTGCCTGCAGTGATATTGATGAGTATTGCCGCTCCCTGAAAAATATCACAACCCTGCTGAAGCCTGGAGGACACTTGGTTTTGATTGGTGTCCTTGGAGATTCCTTTTATAGGGTCGGAGAGAAGAGTTTCTTCTGTCTGCCATTAGATGAACAGACAGTGAGGAACGCTGTTATAGATGCGGGTTACAGTATTAAGGATATGGAGCTTTTTGACATCCCCGATCAGACCTCAAGCTCCCACATTACGGATAGCTATGCCAATATTTTCCTTGTTGCACAGAAAAAATGA